The Chlorocebus sabaeus isolate Y175 chromosome 16, mChlSab1.0.hap1, whole genome shotgun sequence genome window below encodes:
- the TMEM106A gene encoding transmembrane protein 106A isoform X3, producing MGKTFSQLGSWREDENKSILPSNPAIGSQAVSYFSTGSSKSLCSCVPCEGTAGASFVTCPTCQGSGKIPQELEKQLVALIPYGDQRLKPKHTKLFVFLAVLICLVTSSFIIFFLFPRSVVVQPAGLNSSTVAFDEADIYLNITNVLNISNGNYYPITVTQLTLEVLHLSLVVGQVSNNLLLHIGPLTSKQMFYAVATKIPDENTYKICTWLEIKVHHVLLHIHLLQLYAVLKSRRQKTQKPQKLAGRGAGRP from the exons ATGGGTAAGACGTTTTCACAGTTGGGCTCTTGGCGGGAGGACGAGAACAAGTCAATCCTGCCCTCCAATCCAGCCATTGGCAGCCAGGCTGTCAGCTACTTCAGCACCGGTAGCAGCAAGTCTCTTTGTTCCTGTGTGCCTTGTGAAGGAACTGCTGGTGCCAGCTTTGTGACTTGTCCCACCTGCCAGGGCAGTGGCAAGATTCCCCAAG AGCTGGAGAAGCAGTTGGTGGCTCTCATCCCCTATGGGGACCAGAGGCTGAAGCCCAAGCACAC GAAGCTCTTTGTGTTCCTGGCCGTGCTCATCTGCCTGGTGACCTCCTCCTTCATCATCTTTTTCCTGTTTCCCCGGTCCGTCGTTGTGCAGCCTGCAGGCCTCAACTCCTCCACGGTGGCCTTTGATGAGGCTGATATCTACCTCAACATAACG AATGTCTTAAACATCTCCAATGGCAACTACTACCCCATTACGGTGACACAGCTGACCCTCGAGGTTCTGCACCTATCCCTCGTGGTGGGGCAGGTTTCCAACAACCTTCTCCTACACATTGGCCCTTTGACCAGTAAACAG ATGTTTTATGCAGTAGCCACCAAGATACCGGATGAAAACACGTA caAAATCTGTACCTGGCTGGAAATCAAAGTCCACCATGTGCTTTTGCACATCCA TCTTCTGCAGCTCTATGCAGTACTGAAGAGCAGAAGACAGAAgacacaaaaaccacaaaaattagccgggcgtggtgctgggcgtccataa
- the TMEM106A gene encoding transmembrane protein 106A isoform X4: MGKTFSQLGSWREDENKSILPSNPAIGSQAVSYFSTGSSKSLCSCVPCEGTAGASFVTCPTCQGSGKIPQELEKQLVALIPYGDQRLKPKHTKLFVFLAVLICLVTSSFIIFFLFPRSVVVQPAGLNSSTVAFDEADIYLNITNVLNISNGNYYPITVTQLTLEVLHLSLVVGQVSNNLLLHIGPLTSKQMFYAVATKIPDENTYKICTWLEIKVHHVLLHIHSMQY, translated from the exons ATGGGTAAGACGTTTTCACAGTTGGGCTCTTGGCGGGAGGACGAGAACAAGTCAATCCTGCCCTCCAATCCAGCCATTGGCAGCCAGGCTGTCAGCTACTTCAGCACCGGTAGCAGCAAGTCTCTTTGTTCCTGTGTGCCTTGTGAAGGAACTGCTGGTGCCAGCTTTGTGACTTGTCCCACCTGCCAGGGCAGTGGCAAGATTCCCCAAG AGCTGGAGAAGCAGTTGGTGGCTCTCATCCCCTATGGGGACCAGAGGCTGAAGCCCAAGCACAC GAAGCTCTTTGTGTTCCTGGCCGTGCTCATCTGCCTGGTGACCTCCTCCTTCATCATCTTTTTCCTGTTTCCCCGGTCCGTCGTTGTGCAGCCTGCAGGCCTCAACTCCTCCACGGTGGCCTTTGATGAGGCTGATATCTACCTCAACATAACG AATGTCTTAAACATCTCCAATGGCAACTACTACCCCATTACGGTGACACAGCTGACCCTCGAGGTTCTGCACCTATCCCTCGTGGTGGGGCAGGTTTCCAACAACCTTCTCCTACACATTGGCCCTTTGACCAGTAAACAG ATGTTTTATGCAGTAGCCACCAAGATACCGGATGAAAACACGTA caAAATCTGTACCTGGCTGGAAATCAAAGTCCACCATGTGCTTTTGCACATCCA CTCTATGCAGTACTGA
- the CCDC200 gene encoding coiled-coil domain-containing protein 200, producing MGSAYHWEARRRQMALDRRRWLMAQQQQELQQKEQELKKHQEEEQQSEKKLQPPKKSNVPQQPVAKLWTSREQRRPSQQQPSVQPTSQPPPQPSPQPSPLPQAQAQAQVWPGPQPPQPQPPPQPTQPSAQACCTQHASKCNLQDSQRPGLMNPCQSSPIKNTGYSQLKSTNYIQQW from the exons ATGGGTAGTGCCTACCACTGGGAGGCCCGGCGCCGGCAGATGGCTTTGGACCGAAGGAGGTGGCTAATggcccagcagcagcaggagctgcAGCAGAAAGAACAG GAACTGAAGAAACACCAGGAGGAAGAACAACAATCGGAGAAAAAGCTCCAGCCACCTAAGAAGTCAAATGTGCCGCAACAACCAGTGGCGAAATTGTGGACATCACGGGAGCAACGACGGCCATCACAGCAGCAGCCATCGGTGCAGCCAACATCGCAGCCACCACCACAGCCATCACCACAGCCATCACCATTGCCACAGGCACAGGCGCAGGCACAGGTGTGGCCAGGGCCACAGCCACCACAACCACAGCCACCACCTCAGCCAACACAACCAAGTGCTCAAGCCTGTTGTACTCAGCACGCCTCCAAATGCAATCTCCAAGATTCCCAAAGGCCAG GTCTCATGAACCCATGCCAATCTAGCCCCATCAAAAACACTGGGTATTCACAACTCAAG tCTACCAACTACATACAGCAGTGGTGA
- the TMEM106A gene encoding transmembrane protein 106A isoform X1, with amino-acid sequence MGKTFSQLGSWREDENKSILPSNPAIGSQAVSYFSTGSSKSLCSCVPCEGTAGASFVTCPTCQGSGKIPQELEKQLVALIPYGDQRLKPKHTKLFVFLAVLICLVTSSFIIFFLFPRSVVVQPAGLNSSTVAFDEADIYLNITNVLNISNGNYYPITVTQLTLEVLHLSLVVGQVSNNLLLHIGPLTSKQMFYAVATKIPDENTYKICTWLEIKVHHVLLHIQDRVSLLAQVGLELLGSSDPPFLASQSTWITDVSHCAWLVFL; translated from the exons ATGGGTAAGACGTTTTCACAGTTGGGCTCTTGGCGGGAGGACGAGAACAAGTCAATCCTGCCCTCCAATCCAGCCATTGGCAGCCAGGCTGTCAGCTACTTCAGCACCGGTAGCAGCAAGTCTCTTTGTTCCTGTGTGCCTTGTGAAGGAACTGCTGGTGCCAGCTTTGTGACTTGTCCCACCTGCCAGGGCAGTGGCAAGATTCCCCAAG AGCTGGAGAAGCAGTTGGTGGCTCTCATCCCCTATGGGGACCAGAGGCTGAAGCCCAAGCACAC GAAGCTCTTTGTGTTCCTGGCCGTGCTCATCTGCCTGGTGACCTCCTCCTTCATCATCTTTTTCCTGTTTCCCCGGTCCGTCGTTGTGCAGCCTGCAGGCCTCAACTCCTCCACGGTGGCCTTTGATGAGGCTGATATCTACCTCAACATAACG AATGTCTTAAACATCTCCAATGGCAACTACTACCCCATTACGGTGACACAGCTGACCCTCGAGGTTCTGCACCTATCCCTCGTGGTGGGGCAGGTTTCCAACAACCTTCTCCTACACATTGGCCCTTTGACCAGTAAACAG ATGTTTTATGCAGTAGCCACCAAGATACCGGATGAAAACACGTA caAAATCTGTACCTGGCTGGAAATCAAAGTCCACCATGTGCTTTTGCACATCCA agacagagtctcactgttggcccaggttggtcttgaactcctgggctcaagcgatcctcccttcttggcctcccaaagcacttggattacagatgtgagccactgtgcctggctggtctTTCTTTAG
- the TMEM106A gene encoding transmembrane protein 106A isoform X5, with translation MGKTFSQLGSWREDENKSILPSNPAIGSQAVSYFSTGSSKSLCSCVPCEGTAGASFVTCPTCQGSGKIPQELEKQLVALIPYGDQRLKPKHTKLFVFLAVLICLVTSSFIIFFLFPRSVVVQPAGLNSSTVAFDEADIYLNITMFYAVATKIPDENTYKICTWLEIKVHHVLLHIQDRVSLLAQVGLELLGSSDPPFLASQSTWITDVSHCAWLVFL, from the exons ATGGGTAAGACGTTTTCACAGTTGGGCTCTTGGCGGGAGGACGAGAACAAGTCAATCCTGCCCTCCAATCCAGCCATTGGCAGCCAGGCTGTCAGCTACTTCAGCACCGGTAGCAGCAAGTCTCTTTGTTCCTGTGTGCCTTGTGAAGGAACTGCTGGTGCCAGCTTTGTGACTTGTCCCACCTGCCAGGGCAGTGGCAAGATTCCCCAAG AGCTGGAGAAGCAGTTGGTGGCTCTCATCCCCTATGGGGACCAGAGGCTGAAGCCCAAGCACAC GAAGCTCTTTGTGTTCCTGGCCGTGCTCATCTGCCTGGTGACCTCCTCCTTCATCATCTTTTTCCTGTTTCCCCGGTCCGTCGTTGTGCAGCCTGCAGGCCTCAACTCCTCCACGGTGGCCTTTGATGAGGCTGATATCTACCTCAACATAACG ATGTTTTATGCAGTAGCCACCAAGATACCGGATGAAAACACGTA caAAATCTGTACCTGGCTGGAAATCAAAGTCCACCATGTGCTTTTGCACATCCA agacagagtctcactgttggcccaggttggtcttgaactcctgggctcaagcgatcctcccttcttggcctcccaaagcacttggattacagatgtgagccactgtgcctggctggtctTTCTTTAG
- the TMEM106A gene encoding transmembrane protein 106A isoform X2: MGKTFSQLGSWREDENKSILPSNPAIGSQAVSYFSTGSSKSLCSCVPCEGTAGASFVTCPTCQGSGKIPQELEKQLVALIPYGDQRLKPKHTKLFVFLAVLICLVTSSFIIFFLFPRSVVVQPAGLNSSTVAFDEADIYLNITNVLNISNGNYYPITVTQLTLEVLHLSLVVGQVSNNLLLHIGPLTSKQMFYAVATKIPDENTYKICTWLEIKVHHVLLHIQGTLTCSYLSHSEQLVFQSYEYVDCRGNASVPHQLTPHPP, translated from the exons ATGGGTAAGACGTTTTCACAGTTGGGCTCTTGGCGGGAGGACGAGAACAAGTCAATCCTGCCCTCCAATCCAGCCATTGGCAGCCAGGCTGTCAGCTACTTCAGCACCGGTAGCAGCAAGTCTCTTTGTTCCTGTGTGCCTTGTGAAGGAACTGCTGGTGCCAGCTTTGTGACTTGTCCCACCTGCCAGGGCAGTGGCAAGATTCCCCAAG AGCTGGAGAAGCAGTTGGTGGCTCTCATCCCCTATGGGGACCAGAGGCTGAAGCCCAAGCACAC GAAGCTCTTTGTGTTCCTGGCCGTGCTCATCTGCCTGGTGACCTCCTCCTTCATCATCTTTTTCCTGTTTCCCCGGTCCGTCGTTGTGCAGCCTGCAGGCCTCAACTCCTCCACGGTGGCCTTTGATGAGGCTGATATCTACCTCAACATAACG AATGTCTTAAACATCTCCAATGGCAACTACTACCCCATTACGGTGACACAGCTGACCCTCGAGGTTCTGCACCTATCCCTCGTGGTGGGGCAGGTTTCCAACAACCTTCTCCTACACATTGGCCCTTTGACCAGTAAACAG ATGTTTTATGCAGTAGCCACCAAGATACCGGATGAAAACACGTA caAAATCTGTACCTGGCTGGAAATCAAAGTCCACCATGTGCTTTTGCACATCCA GGGCACCCTGACCTGCTCATACCTGAGCCATTCAGAGCAGCTGGTCTTCCAGAGCTATGAGTATGTGGACTGCCGAGGAAACGCATCGGTGCCCCACCAGCTGACCCCTCACCCACCATGA
- the TMEM106A gene encoding transmembrane protein 106A isoform X6 has translation MGKTFSQLGSWREDENKSILPSNPAIGSQAVSYFSTGSSKSLCSCVPCEGTAGASFVTCPTCQGSGKIPQELEKQLVALIPYGDQRLKPKHTKLFVFLAVLICLVTSSFIIFFLFPRSVVVQPAGLNSSTVAFDEADIYLNITMFYAVATKIPDENTYKICTWLEIKVHHVLLHIQGTLTCSYLSHSEQLVFQSYEYVDCRGNASVPHQLTPHPP, from the exons ATGGGTAAGACGTTTTCACAGTTGGGCTCTTGGCGGGAGGACGAGAACAAGTCAATCCTGCCCTCCAATCCAGCCATTGGCAGCCAGGCTGTCAGCTACTTCAGCACCGGTAGCAGCAAGTCTCTTTGTTCCTGTGTGCCTTGTGAAGGAACTGCTGGTGCCAGCTTTGTGACTTGTCCCACCTGCCAGGGCAGTGGCAAGATTCCCCAAG AGCTGGAGAAGCAGTTGGTGGCTCTCATCCCCTATGGGGACCAGAGGCTGAAGCCCAAGCACAC GAAGCTCTTTGTGTTCCTGGCCGTGCTCATCTGCCTGGTGACCTCCTCCTTCATCATCTTTTTCCTGTTTCCCCGGTCCGTCGTTGTGCAGCCTGCAGGCCTCAACTCCTCCACGGTGGCCTTTGATGAGGCTGATATCTACCTCAACATAACG ATGTTTTATGCAGTAGCCACCAAGATACCGGATGAAAACACGTA caAAATCTGTACCTGGCTGGAAATCAAAGTCCACCATGTGCTTTTGCACATCCA GGGCACCCTGACCTGCTCATACCTGAGCCATTCAGAGCAGCTGGTCTTCCAGAGCTATGAGTATGTGGACTGCCGAGGAAACGCATCGGTGCCCCACCAGCTGACCCCTCACCCACCATGA